A genomic segment from Bradyrhizobium sp. ISRA430 encodes:
- a CDS encoding CaiB/BaiF CoA-transferase family protein, producing MSALPLSGIKILDLTRVLAGPLSAQMLGDLGAEVIKIERPGTGDDARAFGPPYLTDPEGKANNNNSFYLCANRNKKSVTVNIAKPEGQEIIRQLAKDVDVFMENYKVGDLKRYGLDYESIKAINPGIIYCSVTGFGQTGPYAPRAGYDAILQAMGGLMSVTGHIDGEPGEGPMKVGPSIVDYMTGMNTSIGLLSALYHRDVNGGEGQHLDVCLFDTVIASLSHWLQIYLVNGKTPPRRGTWGNGGMPAGVFRCTDGELMLVVGNDGQFQRTCAVLGEPELANDKRFIKNNDRVVHGKEIMAIFAGLFLTKPVAYWLEKLEEAGVPSGPINNFEQVFSDPHVQSRGMRVKANHPFEPDLSLIRNALTFSGTPIKDYRAPPLLGEHTQEVLGGKLGYDAGKIEALKKQGII from the coding sequence ATGTCGGCCTTGCCGCTTTCAGGCATCAAGATCCTTGACCTCACGCGCGTGCTTGCGGGTCCCTTGTCGGCCCAGATGCTGGGCGATTTGGGCGCGGAGGTGATCAAGATCGAACGGCCGGGCACCGGCGACGACGCACGCGCCTTCGGCCCGCCTTACCTGACCGACCCCGAGGGCAAGGCGAACAACAACAATTCGTTCTATCTTTGCGCCAATCGCAACAAGAAGTCCGTCACCGTCAACATCGCCAAGCCGGAAGGACAGGAGATCATCCGGCAGCTCGCGAAAGACGTCGACGTCTTCATGGAGAACTACAAGGTCGGCGATCTCAAGCGCTACGGGCTCGACTACGAGTCCATCAAGGCTATCAACCCCGGCATCATCTATTGCTCGGTGACCGGCTTCGGCCAGACCGGCCCGTACGCGCCGCGCGCCGGCTATGACGCCATCCTGCAGGCGATGGGCGGCCTGATGAGCGTCACCGGCCATATCGACGGCGAGCCAGGCGAGGGCCCGATGAAGGTCGGCCCGTCGATCGTCGACTACATGACTGGCATGAACACCTCGATCGGGCTTCTCTCGGCGCTCTACCATCGCGACGTCAATGGCGGGGAAGGGCAGCATCTCGACGTCTGCCTGTTCGATACCGTCATCGCGTCATTGTCGCACTGGCTGCAGATCTACCTCGTCAACGGCAAGACACCGCCGCGCCGCGGCACCTGGGGCAATGGTGGCATGCCGGCCGGCGTGTTCCGATGCACCGACGGCGAACTGATGCTGGTGGTCGGCAATGACGGCCAGTTCCAGCGTACCTGCGCCGTGCTCGGCGAGCCTGAGCTCGCCAACGACAAGCGCTTCATCAAGAACAACGACCGTGTCGTGCACGGCAAGGAGATCATGGCGATCTTCGCCGGCCTGTTCCTGACGAAGCCGGTGGCCTATTGGCTGGAGAAGCTGGAGGAGGCCGGGGTGCCGTCAGGTCCGATCAACAATTTCGAGCAGGTGTTTAGCGATCCGCACGTCCAGTCGCGTGGCATGCGGGTGAAGGCCAACCACCCCTTCGAGCCCGATCTGTCGCTGATCCGCAACGCGCTGACCTTCTCGGGGACGCCGATCAAGGACTACCGCGCCCCGCCGCTGCTGGGCGAGCACACCCAGGAGGTGCTCGGCGGCAAGCTCGGCTATGATGCCGGAAAGATCGAAGCGCTGAAGAAGCAGGGCATCATCTAG
- a CDS encoding 3-keto-5-aminohexanoate cleavage protein: MTGKTIITCAITGNLTKPEQSPYLPITPEQIATSALEAAEAGAAIAHIHVRDPATGRPSMSIELYREVMERIRARNKSLIINLTTGPGGRFVPSIEDPRVAGPGTTLLQPEKRVEHVELLKPDICTLDLNTMNSGGEVVINTPRNVRIMAERMTAAGVLPEIELFDSGDCHLARDLFADGTLKGPGLFSLVLGVKYGFSATPETMFYARSLLPPGAIWSGFGIGRAEFPMVAQAYLLGGHVRVGMEDNLYMSKGVLAKTNAELVAHAAAILKSLGAAVATAADARAMLGLA, encoded by the coding sequence ATCACCGGCAAGACCATCATCACCTGCGCGATCACCGGCAATCTCACCAAGCCCGAGCAGTCGCCTTACTTGCCGATCACGCCCGAGCAGATCGCGACATCTGCATTGGAGGCCGCAGAGGCGGGCGCAGCTATCGCGCACATCCATGTACGCGATCCCGCGACCGGCCGCCCCTCGATGTCGATCGAGCTCTACCGCGAGGTGATGGAGAGGATCCGCGCGCGCAACAAGAGCCTCATCATCAATCTCACCACCGGTCCGGGCGGGCGTTTCGTCCCCTCGATCGAAGATCCCCGCGTTGCCGGCCCCGGCACCACGCTGCTGCAGCCTGAAAAGCGCGTCGAGCATGTCGAATTGCTCAAGCCCGACATCTGCACGCTCGACCTCAACACCATGAATTCCGGCGGCGAGGTCGTGATCAACACCCCGCGCAACGTCCGCATCATGGCCGAGCGGATGACGGCGGCGGGCGTGCTGCCGGAGATTGAGCTGTTCGATTCCGGCGATTGCCATCTGGCACGCGACCTGTTCGCCGACGGCACGTTGAAGGGACCGGGCTTGTTCTCGCTTGTGCTCGGGGTGAAGTACGGCTTCTCCGCCACGCCTGAGACGATGTTCTATGCCCGCAGCCTATTGCCGCCGGGCGCCATCTGGTCCGGATTCGGCATCGGCCGCGCCGAGTTCCCGATGGTCGCACAGGCGTATTTGCTCGGCGGCCACGTCCGCGTCGGCATGGAGGACAACCTTTATATGTCGAAGGGCGTGCTGGCGAAGACCAACGCGGAGCTGGTCGCGCATGCAGCCGCGATCCTGAAGAGCCTCGGTGCGGCTGTCGCGACGGCCGCCGATGCGCGGGCGATGCTCGGGCTGGCCTGA
- a CDS encoding AraC family transcriptional regulator, translating to MQDTGPFRRAHISTRDFPEAKRLQMWREVYGRGIASVDIEPIGDQPFHADVTFNLLPNVSIAAGSRSAAHYRVSKELATRSKDLLAISVLRSGRASATQFGKELISGVGSASVIAPLDPSTSTMLTEGSFVTLLFSLPVLARLAPHYTRAFGRSIPSDNDALRLLTRYVDALGNGAPPSDPAVARSASEHLIDLAALALGAHGDYAELARQRGGTAARLSAIKSDILAALSDSELSTEAIAARHGISPRYVRKLFEQDGSSFSTFVLAERLARAHRMLVDRRFGHLNIARIAHESGFGDVSYFNRAFRRHFGSRPSDFREAAKCAWREQQE from the coding sequence ATGCAGGACACAGGACCATTCCGGCGCGCACACATTTCGACCCGCGACTTTCCGGAAGCAAAACGGCTTCAGATGTGGCGGGAGGTCTACGGGCGCGGCATCGCCAGCGTCGACATCGAGCCGATCGGGGACCAGCCGTTTCATGCGGACGTGACGTTCAATCTGCTGCCCAACGTCAGCATCGCGGCCGGCTCGCGCTCGGCGGCGCATTATCGCGTCTCCAAGGAGCTCGCGACGCGGAGCAAGGACCTCCTCGCCATCAGCGTGCTGCGCTCGGGCCGCGCCAGTGCGACCCAGTTCGGCAAGGAGCTGATCTCAGGCGTCGGCAGCGCGAGCGTGATCGCGCCGCTCGATCCCTCGACCAGCACCATGCTGACCGAAGGAAGCTTCGTCACCCTGCTGTTCTCGCTGCCGGTGCTGGCGCGGCTCGCCCCGCACTACACGCGGGCGTTCGGCCGCTCGATCCCGAGTGACAACGACGCGCTGCGTCTTCTGACCCGCTATGTCGACGCGCTCGGCAACGGCGCGCCGCCGTCCGATCCGGCGGTCGCGCGTAGCGCATCCGAGCACCTGATCGATCTCGCCGCACTCGCGCTCGGCGCCCATGGCGACTATGCCGAGCTCGCGCGGCAGCGCGGTGGCACCGCGGCGCGGCTGAGCGCGATCAAGTCGGACATCCTGGCCGCGCTCAGCGATAGCGAGCTGTCGACGGAAGCGATCGCCGCCCGCCACGGCATCTCGCCGCGCTATGTGCGCAAATTGTTCGAGCAGGACGGCTCGTCTTTCTCGACCTTCGTGCTCGCCGAGCGGCTGGCAAGGGCCCACCGCATGCTGGTCGACCGCCGCTTCGGACATCTCAACATCGCCCGGATCGCCCACGAGAGCGGCTTTGGCGACGTCTCCTATTTCAACCGCGCCTTCCGCCGCCATTTCGGCAGCCGGCCCTCGGATTTTCGCGAGGCCGCGAAGTGTGCCTGGCGCGAGCAGCAGGAGTGA